One Rosa chinensis cultivar Old Blush chromosome 5, RchiOBHm-V2, whole genome shotgun sequence genomic region harbors:
- the LOC112165270 gene encoding tropinone reductase homolog At1g07440 isoform X2 encodes MARADSSINSRHRRWSLEGMTALVTGGTKGIGYAIVEELAGLGASVHTCSRNEAQLNECLSQWKKKGFRQVTGSVCDVVSKIQRQELIHEINNVGTCIGKPTTEYTAEDYSFIMSTNLESTYNMCQLAHPLLKASGAGNIILLSSVCGVVSIGEVGSLYGATKGAINQLAKNLACEWAKDKIKVNSVAPWFIKTPLAEPILSDEKFMEAVISRTPLGRTGEPEEVSALVAFLCLPAASYITGQTICVDGGMTVNGFMFQA; translated from the exons ATGGCGAGAGCAGATTCTAGTATCAACAGCAGACATAGGAGGTGGTCTCTTGAAGGAATGACTGCCCTTGTCACCGGTGGAACCAAAGGGATTGG GTATGCAATTGTGGAGGAACTGGCGGGGCTAGGTGCTAGTGTACATACTTGTTCTAGGAATGAAGCCCAACTCAATGAATGCTTAAGTCAATGGAAGAAGAAAGGTTTTCGTCAGGTCACTGGTTCAGTATGTGATGTGGTTTCAAAAATCCAGAGACAGGAGCTAATACACGAG ataaacaatgtGGGAACTTGTATAGGAAAGCCAACAACTGAGTACACGGCTGAAGATTACTCATTCATCATGAGTACGAACCTTGAATCTACTTACAATATGTGCCAACTTGCACATCCTCTTCTGAAAGCTTCAGGAGCTGGTAACATTATTCTTCTGTCTTCTGTTTGTGGTGTGGTATCAATTGGGGAGGTTGGGAGTCTATACGGTGCAACTAAAG GAGCAATTAATCAATTGGCCAAAAACTTGGCTTGTGAGTGGGCAAAAGACAAGATTAAAGTCAACAGTGTTGCTCCTTGGTTCATCAAAACTCCTCTTGCTGAACCT ATTTTGAGTGACGAAAAGTTTATGGAGGCTGTCATCTCTCGAACCCCATTAGGACGTACCGGAGAGCCTGAGGAGGTGTCTGCATTGGTGGCATTTCTATGTCTTCCGGCAGCCTCTTACATAACAGGGCAAACTATTTGCGTCGATGGAGGGATGACTGTCAATGGCTTCATGTTCCAAGCATAA
- the LOC112165270 gene encoding tropinone reductase homolog At2g29290 isoform X1: MARADSSINSRHRRWSLEGMTALVTGGTKGIGYAIVEELAGLGASVHTCSRNEAQLNECLSQWKKKGFRQVTGSVCDVVSKIQRQELIHEVSSLFHGKLNVFINNVGTCIGKPTTEYTAEDYSFIMSTNLESTYNMCQLAHPLLKASGAGNIILLSSVCGVVSIGEVGSLYGATKGAINQLAKNLACEWAKDKIKVNSVAPWFIKTPLAEPILSDEKFMEAVISRTPLGRTGEPEEVSALVAFLCLPAASYITGQTICVDGGMTVNGFMFQA, encoded by the exons ATGGCGAGAGCAGATTCTAGTATCAACAGCAGACATAGGAGGTGGTCTCTTGAAGGAATGACTGCCCTTGTCACCGGTGGAACCAAAGGGATTGG GTATGCAATTGTGGAGGAACTGGCGGGGCTAGGTGCTAGTGTACATACTTGTTCTAGGAATGAAGCCCAACTCAATGAATGCTTAAGTCAATGGAAGAAGAAAGGTTTTCGTCAGGTCACTGGTTCAGTATGTGATGTGGTTTCAAAAATCCAGAGACAGGAGCTAATACACGAGGTCTCATCATTGTTTCATGGAAAACTTAACGTCTTT ataaacaatgtGGGAACTTGTATAGGAAAGCCAACAACTGAGTACACGGCTGAAGATTACTCATTCATCATGAGTACGAACCTTGAATCTACTTACAATATGTGCCAACTTGCACATCCTCTTCTGAAAGCTTCAGGAGCTGGTAACATTATTCTTCTGTCTTCTGTTTGTGGTGTGGTATCAATTGGGGAGGTTGGGAGTCTATACGGTGCAACTAAAG GAGCAATTAATCAATTGGCCAAAAACTTGGCTTGTGAGTGGGCAAAAGACAAGATTAAAGTCAACAGTGTTGCTCCTTGGTTCATCAAAACTCCTCTTGCTGAACCT ATTTTGAGTGACGAAAAGTTTATGGAGGCTGTCATCTCTCGAACCCCATTAGGACGTACCGGAGAGCCTGAGGAGGTGTCTGCATTGGTGGCATTTCTATGTCTTCCGGCAGCCTCTTACATAACAGGGCAAACTATTTGCGTCGATGGAGGGATGACTGTCAATGGCTTCATGTTCCAAGCATAA
- the LOC112165272 gene encoding mRNA-decapping enzyme-like protein has translation MSQFVFQNTVNFSFVSILCFPMSRILGAYSKVPQKSTVSTTKSEFEELEAVPSMDVMDGPLEPSSSTASNIADAPDDHAFVNFFSAASHTAVAGRAYQSSTISVPLHQVGFAPSTISNMHISSPPQLSTAPSVPFLDVPESHSNTNLATSLVKPLRHFLLPLLPLQQ, from the exons ATGAGTCAATTCGTTTTTCAAAATACAGTaaacttttcatttgtttctatCTTATGTTTTCCTATGTCCAGGATACTTGGTGCATATTCCAAGGTGCCTCAAAAGTCAACAGTATCAACTACAAAGAG TGAGTTTGAGGAACTTGAAGCAGTCCCATCCATGGATGTTATGGATGGTCCTTTAGAGCCATCATCATCAACTGCCTCGAATATCGCAGATGCTCCTGATGACCATGCCTTTGTTAACTTCTTTAGT GCAGCTTCACATACAGCAGTTGCGGGACGGGCTTACCAGTCTTCTACAATCTCTGTGCCCTTGCATCAAGTAGGCTTTGCTCCTTCCACTATTTCTAACATGCACATATCATCTCCTCCACAGTTATCAACTGCGCCTTCAGTCCCTTTCCTTGACGTCCCTGAATCCCACAGCAATACCAACCTGGCCACTAGTCTTGTAAAGCCTCTTCGTCATTTTTTGTTACCCCTCCTTCCCCTGCAACAGTGA